One Bufo gargarizans isolate SCDJY-AF-19 chromosome 3, ASM1485885v1, whole genome shotgun sequence DNA segment encodes these proteins:
- the LOC122932229 gene encoding interleukin-1 receptor type 2-like isoform X1 codes for MQLLAGRTGLGSAPGPGRAHCRSLVSLLLIHCLINIAAALKSPQILLPANDTVISKEGDSLRIECRAQTRWPRLHNVYWLVNNMFVEDVYPDGRVTEQSGGALAVNRTVEQTLEFTTVQSEDFGNTFTCVVQDPSGTDVKHFNLNPENDGGRIIYRLTVKKAEKEPDRR; via the exons ATGCAGCTGCTGGCGGGGAGGACGGGGCTCGGCTCGGCACCAG GTCCGGGGAGGGCACATTGCCGGTCTCTAGTCTCTCTTCTTCTGATCCACTGTCTCATCAACATAGCAGCAG CTTTGAAGTCACCGCAGATTCTGCTCCCAGCAAATGACACAGTCATCAGCAAGGAAG GTGACAGTCTGAGAATAGAGTGCAGAGCGCAGACGCGGTGGCCGAGGCTACACAACGTCTACTGGCTGGTCAATAACATGTTTGTGGAGGACGTATATCCCGATGGACGAGTGACCGAGCAGAGCGGAGG GGCGCTCGCAGTAAACAGGACGGTGGAGCAGACTCTGGAGTTCACGACAGTGCAGAGCGAGGACTTCGGGAACACGTTCACCTGTGTGGTGCAGGATCCGTCAGGAACAGACGTCAAACACTTTAACCtgaacccagaaaatgatggtggACGAATCATTTACAGGTTAACGGTAAAGAAAGCTGAAAAAGAACCAGACAGACGATGA
- the LOC122932229 gene encoding interleukin-1 receptor type 2-like isoform X2, with translation MQLLAGRTGLGSAPALKSPQILLPANDTVISKEGDSLRIECRAQTRWPRLHNVYWLVNNMFVEDVYPDGRVTEQSGGALAVNRTVEQTLEFTTVQSEDFGNTFTCVVQDPSGTDVKHFNLNPENDGGRIIYRLTVKKAEKEPDRR, from the exons ATGCAGCTGCTGGCGGGGAGGACGGGGCTCGGCTCGGCACCAG CTTTGAAGTCACCGCAGATTCTGCTCCCAGCAAATGACACAGTCATCAGCAAGGAAG GTGACAGTCTGAGAATAGAGTGCAGAGCGCAGACGCGGTGGCCGAGGCTACACAACGTCTACTGGCTGGTCAATAACATGTTTGTGGAGGACGTATATCCCGATGGACGAGTGACCGAGCAGAGCGGAGG GGCGCTCGCAGTAAACAGGACGGTGGAGCAGACTCTGGAGTTCACGACAGTGCAGAGCGAGGACTTCGGGAACACGTTCACCTGTGTGGTGCAGGATCCGTCAGGAACAGACGTCAAACACTTTAACCtgaacccagaaaatgatggtggACGAATCATTTACAGGTTAACGGTAAAGAAAGCTGAAAAAGAACCAGACAGACGATGA